Sequence from the Flavobacteriales bacterium genome:
ATCTTTCGGAGAAATTTCGCGGGCTTCCGTTTTCCAATCTATTCCTAACGCCGGATCGTTAAAACGAATGGCCATTTCGGATGGTTTGGAATAGTAGTTGGTGCATTTATAAAGGAAAATAGTATTGTCCTCGAGCGATGAAAATCCATGTGCAAATCCGGAAGGTATCCACATCATTAAATGATTTTTCGAAGAGAGTAAAGCGGAATAATGCTGACCATAGGTAGGAGATCCTTTACGGATATCCACCGCCACATCGATAACGGAACCTTGAACTACACGCACTAATTTTCCCTGATCGAAGGGAGGAGCTTGTAAATGTAAGCCGCGAATTACTCCACGGGCCGACATCGATTGATTGTCTTGTACAAACCTGATTTCATTTCCGCTGATTTCAGCAAACTTTTTTTCGCTAAACGATTCAAAAAAATATCCCCGATCATCTCCAAAAACTGCCGGCTCTAGCAATAGCACACCATTAAGTGCCTTATCTATAATCTTCATTTTTTTCTACTGAAAAATTTCTGAAATCTGATGTTCTTTTTTACCGGTGAATCGCTGGTATAATATCCGTCGCCACTGGTGTATCCGTATCCATAACCATATCCGTAACCGTATCCGTAATTATAGCCATAGGAACCTCTCTCGGTATCCACGCCATTGAGAATTACGGAAAGTTTGGTAATGCGGTTCTCATTAATGAGACGGTCCGCATTTTGAATAAAATTCTTTTTCGAGTAGTTGGCTCTGAAAATATATAACGGATAATCGGCCATTTTTAAGGTATGCAAACCGTCGGTTACAAGTCCTACCGGTGGATTATCGATAATCACAATATCGTATTCCGATTTTAATTTTTCGAGGATAACTTCCAGTTTGCCGTTGATGATTAATTCGGCCGGATTAGGAGGTATTGGACCTGCGGAAATAAAATCGAGTCCGTTGAAATTAGATTTTCGAATGCAATT
This genomic interval carries:
- the rfbC gene encoding dTDP-4-dehydrorhamnose 3,5-epimerase, whose product is MKIIDKALNGVLLLEPAVFGDDRGYFFESFSEKKFAEISGNEIRFVQDNQSMSARGVIRGLHLQAPPFDQGKLVRVVQGSVIDVAVDIRKGSPTYGQHYSALLSSKNHLMMWIPSGFAHGFSSLEDNTIFLYKCTNYYSKPSEMAIRFNDPALGIDWKTEAREISPKDMEAPLFADFNSPFTYAG